Proteins encoded by one window of Cyanobium sp. NS01:
- a CDS encoding DUF4079 domain-containing protein has translation MPESLAYGLNFLHPLMMWSLLGLSGYGLFLGIKAKKLRTAPDAETRKQLIKGQYAKRHFQVGSVLLALVVIGCFGGMAVTYLNNGKLFVGPHLLVGIGMTSMVALAASLTPLMQQGNLIARKAHVGLNMLMVTLFLWQAVSGMQILNKIWENRPA, from the coding sequence ATGCCTGAGTCGCTCGCCTACGGCCTCAACTTCCTGCATCCGCTGATGATGTGGAGCCTGCTCGGGCTGTCCGGCTATGGACTGTTCCTGGGCATCAAGGCCAAAAAGCTGCGCACGGCACCCGATGCCGAAACCCGCAAGCAGCTGATCAAGGGTCAGTACGCCAAGCGCCATTTCCAGGTGGGCAGTGTGCTGCTGGCCCTGGTGGTGATCGGCTGCTTCGGCGGCATGGCCGTCACCTACCTCAACAACGGCAAGCTGTTCGTGGGCCCGCACCTGCTGGTGGGGATCGGCATGACCTCCATGGTGGCCCTGGCCGCCTCGCTCACTCCCTTGATGCAGCAGGGCAACCTGATCGCCCGCAAGGCCCACGTGGGGCTGAACATGCTGATGGTCACGCTGTTTCTGTGGCAGGCGGT